In Pseudonocardia cypriaca, a single genomic region encodes these proteins:
- a CDS encoding carbohydrate ABC transporter permease: protein MNRRTGRWGLTVLLGLAALTVVVPLYFALAMSLKTSEQAVRGAGFDFPWPPNLASFAEAWTLTSFPRAFAVSVFVSAVTVAGTLVLASWASYAIARNWQRRGFRLAYLYLLGAMFIPFPVVALPQVTLTATLGLANPIGVAILHVMFQMSFSVLLYTAFLRSIPLELEESARLDGASTWQVFWKLIFPLLGPMNATVGIFAFLASWNDYMMPSMITADQRMQTIPVVQKVFQLAFSTNYNVAFASYLMALAPSIIVYVLAQRWVLSGVTRGAIK from the coding sequence GTGAACCGCCGGACGGGCCGCTGGGGGCTCACGGTCCTGCTCGGGCTCGCCGCGCTGACCGTCGTCGTGCCGCTGTACTTCGCCCTCGCGATGTCGTTGAAGACGTCGGAGCAGGCGGTGCGCGGGGCCGGCTTCGACTTCCCGTGGCCGCCGAACCTCGCCAGCTTCGCCGAGGCGTGGACGCTCACCTCCTTCCCGCGGGCGTTCGCGGTTTCGGTGTTCGTCAGCGCGGTCACGGTGGCGGGCACGCTCGTGCTCGCGTCGTGGGCGAGCTACGCGATCGCCCGCAACTGGCAGCGCCGCGGGTTCCGCTTGGCCTACCTCTACCTGCTCGGCGCGATGTTCATCCCGTTCCCGGTGGTGGCGCTGCCGCAGGTCACCCTCACGGCAACGCTGGGGCTGGCCAACCCGATCGGCGTCGCGATCCTGCACGTGATGTTCCAGATGTCGTTCAGCGTGCTGCTCTACACGGCGTTCCTCCGGTCGATCCCGCTCGAGCTGGAGGAGAGCGCCCGGCTCGACGGCGCATCGACGTGGCAGGTGTTCTGGAAACTGATCTTCCCGCTGCTCGGGCCCATGAACGCGACCGTCGGGATCTTCGCGTTCCTCGCGTCGTGGAACGACTACATGATGCCGTCCATGATCACCGCCGACCAGCGGATGCAGACGATCCCGGTCGTGCAGAAGGTCTTCCAGCTCGCCTTCTCCACGAACTACAACGTGGCGTTCGCCTCCTACCTGATGGCGCTGGCCCCGTCGATCATCGTCTACGTACTCGCGCAGCGCTGGGTGCTGAGCGGCGTGACGCGCGGGGCGATCAAGTAG
- a CDS encoding macrolide family glycosyltransferase, with translation MAHIAMVSIPAPGHVNPSLEIIRELVGRGHRVTYANDPLFADTVRSVGAEFVPYRTTLPVQDDDGWGGDAIDALRLFLDDAIAMLPQLRAAYEDDRPDLFLYDIAGAPARILGAQWGIPAVQLSSTFVAWEGYEDDMRETTDAMKADPRGAEMYRVEREWLAANGQPPVEGWMGRPERSLVLVPRALQPNADRVGPQYTFVGPCIAPRPEQGEWTRPAGAEKVLLVSLGSAFTDHPDFYRRCVEAFGDLPGWHVVLQIGKYVDPAVLGDVPASVEVHSWVPQLAILEQADAFLTHAGMGGSSEGLWTGTPMIAAPQAVDQFANADALVTAGVARRVDSATVTAGELRAALLQLTGSAEVAARSAEIRRELREQGGTAEAVRLVEQELAVAAAVRPPLGAAREG, from the coding sequence GTGGCGCACATCGCCATGGTCAGCATCCCGGCGCCCGGGCACGTGAACCCGAGCCTGGAGATCATCCGGGAGCTGGTGGGCCGCGGCCACCGCGTGACGTACGCCAACGACCCGCTGTTCGCCGACACCGTGCGGTCCGTCGGCGCCGAGTTCGTGCCGTACCGGACGACGCTCCCCGTGCAGGACGACGACGGATGGGGCGGCGACGCGATCGACGCGCTGCGGCTCTTCCTCGACGATGCGATCGCGATGCTGCCGCAGCTGCGGGCGGCCTACGAGGACGACCGGCCCGACCTGTTCCTCTACGACATCGCAGGTGCCCCGGCCCGCATCCTCGGCGCACAGTGGGGGATCCCGGCCGTCCAGCTCTCGTCCACGTTCGTGGCCTGGGAGGGCTACGAGGACGACATGCGGGAGACGACGGACGCGATGAAGGCCGACCCGCGGGGCGCGGAGATGTACCGCGTCGAACGGGAGTGGCTCGCCGCGAACGGGCAGCCGCCGGTGGAAGGCTGGATGGGCCGGCCCGAGCGGTCGCTCGTGCTGGTACCCCGGGCGCTGCAGCCGAACGCCGACCGCGTCGGGCCGCAGTACACGTTCGTCGGACCCTGCATCGCGCCACGGCCGGAGCAGGGGGAGTGGACGCGGCCGGCCGGTGCCGAGAAGGTGCTGCTGGTGTCGCTGGGGTCAGCGTTCACCGACCACCCGGACTTCTACCGCCGGTGCGTCGAGGCGTTCGGCGACCTGCCCGGCTGGCACGTCGTCCTGCAGATCGGCAAGTACGTCGACCCCGCCGTGCTCGGGGACGTGCCGGCGTCGGTGGAGGTGCACTCGTGGGTGCCGCAGCTGGCGATCCTGGAGCAGGCCGACGCGTTCCTGACGCACGCCGGCATGGGCGGCTCGTCGGAGGGGTTGTGGACCGGCACGCCGATGATCGCCGCGCCGCAGGCCGTCGACCAGTTCGCGAACGCCGACGCGCTGGTAACCGCGGGCGTTGCCCGGCGGGTCGACTCGGCCACGGTCACGGCCGGCGAGCTGCGCGCGGCGTTGCTGCAGCTGACGGGCTCGGCGGAGGTGGCCGCCCGCAGCGCGGAGATCCGCAGGGAGCTGCGTGAGCAGGGCGGCACGGCGGAGGCGGTGCGCCTCGTCGAGCAGGAGCTCGCGGTCGCGGCGGCGGTGCGCCCACCCCTCGGTGCGGCGCGGGAGGGCTAG
- a CDS encoding TetR/AcrR family transcriptional regulator — protein MPPDASRRSERSRRAILTAAADLAHEVGYRRLTIEAIAARAGVGKQTIYRWWPSKGAVVLDGFLAAVNEDPDDLSLPDTGDIAADIGGVVRAIVAELADPKLSGTTRALMTEMQEDAEFADMVRERLLGPQLQAIADRLRAAQEAGQLRADLDVPVAVELLVGPLYHRWLLRTAPLTEAYADTVTELALRALSP, from the coding sequence GTGCCCCCCGACGCGTCCCGGCGCAGTGAACGTTCCCGCCGGGCGATCCTCACCGCCGCGGCCGACCTCGCGCACGAGGTCGGCTACCGCAGGCTGACGATCGAGGCGATCGCCGCGCGGGCAGGCGTCGGGAAGCAGACGATCTACCGGTGGTGGCCGTCGAAGGGCGCCGTGGTGCTCGACGGTTTCCTCGCCGCCGTGAACGAGGACCCCGACGACCTCTCGCTCCCCGACACCGGCGACATCGCCGCGGACATCGGCGGCGTCGTGCGCGCGATCGTCGCCGAGCTCGCCGACCCGAAGCTCTCGGGCACCACCCGCGCGCTGATGACCGAGATGCAGGAGGACGCCGAGTTCGCCGACATGGTGCGCGAACGGTTGCTGGGGCCGCAGCTGCAGGCCATCGCCGACCGGCTGCGCGCCGCCCAGGAGGCCGGGCAGCTGCGCGCCGACCTGGACGTGCCCGTGGCCGTCGAACTGCTCGTGGGGCCGCTCTACCACCGCTGGCTGCTGCGCACGGCTCCGCTCACCGAGGCCTACGCGGACACGGTCACGGAGCTGGCCCTGCGCGCGCTCTCCCCCTGA
- a CDS encoding type IV toxin-antitoxin system AbiEi family antitoxin domain-containing protein has protein sequence MDRPRLLLRRELIASGWSDQELRKQRRAGELHRLGRGAYVAAPGAPPEFEARHALLAAVRDERHAADGVLSHVSAAALHGLSTWGLRFDRIHRTRDRRTGGRVGNGVHLHAAPLAPDEVDEVDGLLVTSVARTVVDLARTVGFDAAVAVADSALHKHLVDPDRLARAARRCAGWPGAPRARHVVAAADGGSGSVGESRSRLAILRAGLPAPILQWPVQGFGRVFEVDFAWPELCTVGEFDGLVKYGRLLRPGQDPAEVMVAEKLREDEVRDRGLRVVRWIWADIDQFDPVSERLCRAFAASPSGARWRR, from the coding sequence GTGGACAGACCGCGCCTACTCCTGCGGCGAGAGCTGATCGCCTCCGGCTGGAGCGATCAGGAGCTGCGCAAGCAGCGGCGGGCCGGCGAGCTGCACAGGTTGGGCCGGGGAGCATACGTGGCAGCGCCGGGGGCGCCGCCGGAGTTCGAGGCCCGGCACGCCCTGCTCGCGGCGGTACGCGACGAGCGCCACGCCGCTGACGGCGTGCTGAGCCACGTTTCGGCCGCGGCGCTGCACGGGCTCTCGACGTGGGGGCTGCGGTTCGACCGCATCCACCGCACCCGCGATCGGCGCACCGGCGGACGCGTCGGCAACGGCGTGCACCTGCACGCCGCGCCACTGGCGCCGGACGAGGTGGACGAGGTCGACGGGCTGCTCGTCACGTCCGTGGCGCGTACGGTCGTCGACCTGGCCCGGACCGTGGGGTTCGACGCCGCGGTCGCGGTCGCCGACAGCGCCCTGCACAAGCACCTCGTGGACCCCGACCGGCTGGCCCGCGCCGCCCGCCGCTGCGCCGGATGGCCAGGTGCGCCCCGGGCTCGCCACGTCGTCGCGGCTGCAGACGGCGGCAGCGGCAGCGTCGGGGAGTCCCGGAGTCGGCTCGCGATCCTGCGGGCGGGGCTGCCGGCGCCGATCCTGCAATGGCCGGTGCAAGGTTTCGGCCGGGTTTTCGAGGTCGACTTCGCCTGGCCGGAGCTCTGCACCGTCGGCGAGTTCGACGGGCTGGTCAAGTACGGACGGCTGCTGCGGCCGGGCCAGGACCCGGCCGAGGTCATGGTGGCAGAGAAGCTGCGCGAGGACGAGGTCCGCGACCGCGGCCTGCGGGTGGTTCGGTGGATCTGGGCCGACATCGACCAATTCGACCCGGTGTCCGAACGCCTCTGCCGCGCATTCGCCGCCTCCCCGTCCGGCGCCCGCTGGCGCCGCTGA
- a CDS encoding primary-amine oxidase: MTAVEEPVVTTRSIRGAHPLEPLTADEISTAAALLRAERGLGDSARFVFVTLHEPPKSAVLGWTPDAAPLPREAHVVLYDRATRTTYEAVVSLTDRTIVSWTPVDGVQPPIMAEEFTSCEAIVQADPRWQEAMRKRGIEDFSLAMIDPWASSWTGPEDDPSARRIARPLTWVRSAPGEHGYARPVEGLVVVVDLDAGEVVEVADHGVVPLPGRPGNYEEPWLFEPGNVPAVEAYRTDVAPISITQPDGPSFTVDGHAVTWLGWHLRIGFTPREGLVLHEVGYAGRPIVYRASLAEMYVPYGDPAPTHRFKNVFDQGEYGVGWLANPLTLGCDCVGHIHYFDGTVNDNDGDPVTIPNAVCMHEEDAGIAWKHTDFRTGAVQVRRRRRLVISTIVTVGNYEYGYFWYLYTDGTIEYEVKLTGVISTGAVAPGEVPAHGTLVAPGLYGPHHQHFFCVRLDMTVDGTANTVVEVDSAPSPPGPANPHGNAWQTHRTVLTGEAAAQRDVDASKARYWKIESAERTSALGAPTAYALMPGANVPPMYSADAVFAPRAGFTQHQLWVTAADDTQRYAAGDYPNQHPGGQGLPAYVAGDRPLEGRDVVVWYTFGAHHVVRPEDWPVMPVSTVGFMLKPSGFFDGNPSLDFPPSAPHCHGG; encoded by the coding sequence GTGACCGCCGTAGAAGAACCCGTCGTCACCACTCGATCGATTCGAGGGGCCCACCCGCTCGAGCCGCTCACCGCGGACGAGATCAGCACCGCGGCCGCACTGCTGCGCGCCGAGCGGGGCCTGGGCGACTCCGCGCGCTTCGTGTTCGTCACCCTGCACGAACCGCCGAAGTCCGCCGTCCTCGGCTGGACGCCGGACGCCGCACCGCTGCCGCGGGAGGCGCACGTCGTGCTCTACGACCGCGCCACCCGCACGACGTACGAGGCCGTGGTCTCGCTGACCGACCGGACGATCGTGTCCTGGACGCCGGTGGACGGCGTGCAGCCGCCGATCATGGCCGAGGAGTTCACCTCCTGCGAGGCGATCGTCCAGGCCGACCCGCGCTGGCAGGAGGCCATGCGCAAGCGGGGGATCGAGGACTTCTCGCTCGCCATGATCGACCCGTGGGCGTCGAGCTGGACCGGGCCGGAGGACGACCCGTCGGCCCGCCGCATCGCCCGCCCGCTCACCTGGGTGCGCTCGGCACCCGGCGAGCACGGCTACGCCCGGCCGGTCGAGGGCCTGGTCGTGGTGGTGGACCTCGACGCGGGCGAGGTGGTGGAGGTCGCCGACCACGGCGTCGTGCCGCTGCCCGGCCGGCCGGGCAACTACGAGGAGCCGTGGCTCTTCGAACCCGGCAACGTGCCCGCCGTCGAGGCCTACCGCACCGACGTCGCCCCGATCTCGATCACCCAGCCCGACGGCCCGAGCTTCACCGTCGACGGGCACGCGGTCACCTGGCTGGGCTGGCACCTGCGGATCGGGTTCACCCCGCGCGAGGGCCTCGTCCTGCACGAGGTCGGCTACGCCGGCCGGCCGATCGTCTACCGCGCCTCGCTCGCGGAGATGTACGTCCCCTACGGCGACCCCGCACCCACGCACCGGTTCAAGAACGTGTTCGACCAGGGCGAGTACGGCGTCGGGTGGCTGGCCAACCCGCTCACCCTCGGCTGTGACTGCGTCGGCCACATCCACTACTTCGACGGCACCGTCAACGACAACGACGGCGACCCCGTCACCATCCCGAACGCCGTCTGCATGCACGAGGAGGACGCCGGGATCGCCTGGAAGCACACCGACTTCCGCACCGGCGCGGTGCAGGTGCGCCGCCGCAGGAGGCTCGTGATCTCGACGATCGTGACGGTCGGGAACTACGAGTACGGCTACTTCTGGTACCTCTACACCGACGGCACGATCGAGTACGAGGTCAAGCTCACCGGCGTGATCTCCACCGGCGCCGTGGCCCCCGGCGAGGTGCCGGCGCACGGCACCCTCGTCGCCCCCGGCCTCTACGGGCCGCACCACCAGCACTTCTTCTGCGTGCGGCTGGACATGACCGTGGACGGCACGGCCAACACCGTGGTGGAGGTCGACTCGGCGCCGAGCCCGCCCGGACCGGCGAACCCGCACGGCAACGCCTGGCAGACCCACCGCACGGTGCTGACCGGGGAGGCCGCGGCCCAGCGGGACGTCGACGCCTCGAAGGCCCGGTACTGGAAGATCGAGAGCGCCGAGCGGACGTCCGCGCTCGGCGCCCCGACCGCGTACGCGCTGATGCCGGGCGCGAACGTGCCGCCGATGTACTCCGCGGACGCGGTGTTCGCCCCGCGGGCCGGGTTCACCCAGCACCAGCTGTGGGTCACCGCGGCCGACGACACCCAGCGCTACGCCGCGGGCGACTACCCCAACCAGCACCCCGGCGGGCAGGGCCTGCCCGCGTACGTCGCCGGTGACCGGCCGTTGGAGGGCCGGGACGTGGTGGTCTGGTACACCTTCGGCGCCCACCACGTGGTGCGACCGGAGGACTGGCCGGTGATGCCGGTCAGCACCGTCGGCTTCATGCTGAAGCCGAGTGGCTTCTTCGACGGCAACCCGTCGCTGGACTTCCCGCCGTCGGCGCCGCACTGCCACGGCGGCTGA
- a CDS encoding APC family permease codes for MTAAPTAGPHAGAPLPDGRDPSTQPDRLSGGALGLTSVLFCIVTGAAPLAAMLFNVPVATLGAGYASPAAFAVATVALTIFSVGYIAMCRRVTSAGGFYTFVTRGLGRVLGLGSGLLIALCYMVFTAAVTGTMGYFASTTVASLTGLELPAWVYMIVGLGLMTVFALFHIELTAKVLGVALVAEVVVLAVLAIGVFASGGAEGFSLAPLNPLAIFDNPAAVQVFGAGASGIALFAAFWSWVGFEMAPNYAEETRDPHRIARTATYGSVIGLGVLYVIISYVYVTGWGLTGATEAVQAQYAGEIASAFYPLTDRYVGAWATVLMEILIVTGSFACAMAFYNTSARYLFALGREGVLPTTLARTSHRHSPVTASITVTALVGLYCLAFVLYDPSNEGALLKLGTWSPLLGVLGILGVQALVSIAIIRYFRTTARDGFRWWSTLVAPVLGFAAMAGACTLLVVNRYDLAGASDAAFIVLLPWVVLAVFVAGLVLGLVLRSRYPDRYARIGQFEVTP; via the coding sequence ATGACCGCCGCACCCACCGCCGGCCCGCACGCCGGCGCCCCACTCCCCGACGGCCGAGACCCGTCGACACAGCCCGACCGCCTCTCGGGCGGCGCACTCGGTCTCACGTCCGTCCTGTTCTGCATCGTCACCGGCGCCGCCCCGCTCGCCGCGATGCTGTTCAACGTCCCCGTGGCGACGCTCGGCGCTGGTTACGCCTCCCCGGCCGCGTTCGCCGTCGCCACCGTCGCGCTGACGATCTTCTCGGTCGGCTACATCGCGATGTGCCGGCGGGTGACCTCGGCCGGCGGCTTCTACACGTTCGTCACCCGCGGTCTCGGGCGCGTGCTCGGGCTGGGCTCCGGCCTGCTGATCGCCCTCTGCTACATGGTGTTCACCGCCGCCGTGACCGGCACGATGGGCTACTTCGCCTCGACGACCGTGGCGAGCCTGACCGGCCTCGAGCTGCCCGCATGGGTCTACATGATCGTCGGGCTCGGCCTGATGACCGTGTTCGCCCTGTTCCACATCGAGCTCACCGCCAAGGTGCTCGGGGTCGCGCTGGTCGCCGAGGTGGTCGTGCTCGCGGTGCTCGCGATCGGCGTATTCGCGAGCGGGGGCGCGGAAGGGTTCTCGCTCGCCCCGCTCAACCCGCTCGCCATCTTCGACAACCCGGCCGCCGTGCAGGTCTTCGGCGCGGGTGCGTCCGGCATCGCGCTGTTCGCGGCGTTCTGGTCGTGGGTCGGCTTCGAGATGGCCCCCAACTACGCCGAGGAGACCCGCGACCCGCACCGGATCGCCCGTACCGCCACGTACGGCTCGGTCATCGGGCTCGGCGTGCTGTACGTCATCATCTCCTACGTCTACGTCACGGGCTGGGGTCTCACGGGGGCGACCGAGGCCGTGCAGGCGCAGTACGCGGGCGAGATCGCATCGGCGTTCTACCCGCTCACCGACCGCTACGTGGGCGCGTGGGCCACGGTCCTGATGGAGATCCTCATCGTCACCGGCTCGTTCGCCTGCGCGATGGCGTTCTACAACACCAGCGCCCGCTACCTGTTCGCGCTCGGCCGCGAGGGCGTGCTGCCCACCACGCTCGCCCGCACGTCCCACCGGCACAGCCCGGTGACCGCCTCGATCACGGTCACCGCCCTCGTCGGCCTGTACTGCCTCGCCTTCGTGCTCTACGACCCGAGCAACGAGGGCGCGCTGCTCAAGCTCGGCACGTGGTCGCCGCTGCTCGGCGTGCTCGGCATCCTCGGCGTGCAGGCGCTCGTCTCGATCGCGATCATCCGCTACTTCCGCACCACCGCGCGCGACGGCTTCCGCTGGTGGTCCACGCTCGTCGCCCCCGTCCTCGGGTTCGCCGCGATGGCGGGCGCGTGCACTCTGCTCGTCGTCAACCGCTACGACCTCGCAGGCGCGAGCGACGCCGCGTTCATCGTGCTGCTGCCCTGGGTGGTGCTCGCCGTGTTCGTCGCGGGCCTCGTCCTCGGGCTGGTGCTGCGCAGCCGCTACCCCGACCGCTACGCCCGCATCGGACAGTTCGAGGTGACCCCGTGA
- a CDS encoding CGNR zinc finger domain-containing protein, with protein sequence MELGSAADLRRRFRTGRPCLDLVHTGGDGELARWEIVHAPADLGRLLGVILGLPALPAEESDLAAMRPLRAAVTRIAYGLALAAEPPPGADPTPAHPVRVEIVRIASAVAGGSTPRPADVAVINEFAANPPLVRALRPGGGSTVVSPTVAAALATVARDAVDLFGGPLAGRVRMCAADDCGLLFVDTSRPGGRRWCSMERCGNRAKIRTHRARRGEPPT encoded by the coding sequence ATGGAGCTGGGATCCGCCGCCGATCTGCGCAGGCGCTTCCGCACCGGGCGCCCGTGCCTCGACCTCGTGCACACCGGCGGCGATGGCGAGCTGGCGCGGTGGGAGATCGTGCACGCCCCGGCCGACCTGGGCCGCCTGCTCGGGGTGATCCTCGGGCTGCCCGCCCTTCCCGCCGAGGAGTCCGACCTCGCCGCGATGCGGCCGCTGCGCGCCGCCGTCACCCGCATCGCCTACGGGCTCGCCCTTGCCGCCGAGCCGCCTCCCGGCGCCGACCCCACGCCGGCGCACCCGGTGCGTGTGGAGATCGTCCGCATCGCCTCCGCGGTCGCGGGCGGCTCCACGCCCCGTCCCGCCGACGTCGCCGTCATCAACGAGTTCGCCGCCAACCCACCGCTGGTGCGCGCGCTCCGGCCAGGGGGCGGCTCGACCGTCGTCTCACCGACGGTCGCCGCCGCGCTCGCCACCGTCGCCCGCGACGCCGTCGACCTGTTCGGTGGGCCGCTCGCCGGGCGCGTTCGCATGTGCGCCGCCGACGACTGCGGCCTGCTGTTCGTCGACACCTCCCGCCCGGGAGGGCGCCGGTGGTGCTCGATGGAGCGCTGCGGCAACCGGGCGAAGATCCGCACGCACCGGGCACGGCGCGGGGAGCCGCCTACTTGA
- a CDS encoding Tex family protein has translation MAQSIPQRIADELGVRPNQVTAAVDLLDGGSTVPFIARYRKEATGALDDAQLRTLEERLRYLRELEERRTVVLEEIRKQGKLDEALEARIMAAESKARLEDIYLPYKPKRRTKAMIARENGLEPLADTLLGDPTQDPAGVAEGYLNEQVPDAAAALEGARAILVERFAEDADLIGGLRERMWTRGRLVTKVREGKETEGAKFADYFDFSEPFTKLPSHRILAAFRGEKEEVLDVALEPEAEPVEPGVVTDYERTIAAAFGIADQGRPADKWLSDAVRWAWRTRILLHLSIDIRVRLRTVAEEGAIGVFATNLRDLLLAAPAGSRATMGLDPGLRTGVKVAVVDATGKVVATDTIYPHAPRNDWEGALAKLTKLAAAHDVDLIAIGNGTASRETDKLAGELVARNPALKLTKVMVSEAGASVYSASAYASAELPDLDVSLRGAVSIARRLQDPLAELVKIDPKSIGVGQYQHDLPESSLSRSLDAVVEDCVNAVGVDVNTASVPLLRRVSGITEGLAAQIVQHRDAHGPFRTRTALADVPRLGPKAFEQCAGFLRIRGGDNPLDVSGVHPESYPVVHRILERAKTDIDALIGNAQKIKSLKPQDFVDARFGLPTVSDILAELEKPGRDPRPAFRTATFAEGVHKISDLRPGMLLEGVVTNVAAFGAFVDVGVHQDGLVHVSAMSNQFVSDPRDVVKSGDVVRVKVLEVDEARKRISLTLRLEDEPAAGARQGRDQNRDRKGEPRDRKPGGRRDQQGGQGGQGRRDQQGGQGRRDQQGRRDQQSDQRGRGGDRRGGAQRQGAAAPANSAMADALRRAGLAGGDGKR, from the coding sequence GTGGCCCAGTCGATCCCGCAGCGCATCGCCGACGAGCTCGGCGTGCGCCCGAACCAGGTGACGGCCGCGGTAGACCTGCTGGACGGCGGCTCCACGGTGCCGTTCATCGCCCGGTACCGCAAGGAGGCCACCGGGGCGCTCGACGACGCGCAGCTGCGCACCCTCGAGGAGCGGCTGCGGTACCTGCGGGAGCTGGAGGAGCGGCGCACCGTCGTCCTGGAGGAGATCCGCAAGCAGGGCAAGCTCGACGAGGCCCTCGAGGCGCGGATCATGGCCGCGGAGTCGAAGGCGCGGCTGGAGGACATCTACCTCCCGTACAAGCCGAAGCGGCGCACCAAGGCGATGATCGCGCGGGAGAACGGTCTCGAGCCGCTCGCCGACACGCTGCTGGGCGACCCGACCCAGGACCCGGCCGGGGTCGCGGAGGGCTACCTCAACGAGCAGGTCCCCGATGCCGCCGCCGCACTGGAGGGCGCCAGGGCGATCCTCGTCGAGCGCTTCGCAGAGGACGCCGACCTGATCGGTGGCCTGCGCGAGCGGATGTGGACGCGCGGCCGGCTCGTCACGAAGGTGCGGGAGGGCAAGGAGACCGAGGGCGCGAAGTTCGCCGACTACTTCGACTTCTCCGAGCCGTTCACCAAGCTGCCCTCCCACCGGATCCTCGCGGCGTTCCGCGGGGAGAAGGAGGAGGTGCTCGACGTCGCCCTCGAACCGGAGGCCGAGCCCGTCGAGCCCGGCGTCGTCACCGACTACGAGCGCACGATCGCGGCCGCCTTCGGCATCGCCGACCAGGGGCGGCCGGCCGACAAGTGGCTCTCCGACGCGGTCCGGTGGGCCTGGCGCACCCGGATCCTGCTGCACCTGTCGATCGACATCCGGGTGCGGCTGCGCACGGTCGCAGAGGAGGGCGCCATCGGCGTCTTCGCCACCAACCTGCGCGACCTGCTGCTCGCCGCCCCCGCAGGCAGCCGCGCCACGATGGGCCTCGACCCGGGCCTGCGCACCGGCGTGAAGGTCGCGGTCGTCGACGCCACCGGCAAGGTCGTTGCCACCGACACGATCTACCCGCACGCCCCGCGCAACGACTGGGAGGGGGCACTGGCGAAGCTGACGAAGCTCGCCGCGGCCCACGACGTCGACCTGATCGCCATCGGCAACGGCACCGCGTCGCGGGAGACCGACAAGCTCGCCGGCGAGCTCGTGGCCCGCAACCCCGCGCTCAAGCTCACCAAGGTGATGGTGAGCGAGGCCGGGGCGTCGGTGTACTCCGCGTCGGCCTACGCCTCGGCCGAGCTGCCCGACCTCGACGTCTCGCTGCGCGGCGCCGTCTCCATCGCCCGGCGGCTGCAGGACCCGCTCGCCGAGCTGGTGAAGATCGACCCCAAGTCGATCGGCGTGGGCCAGTACCAGCACGACCTCCCGGAGTCGTCGCTGTCGCGGTCGCTCGACGCGGTGGTCGAGGACTGCGTGAACGCGGTCGGCGTCGACGTCAACACGGCGTCGGTACCGCTGCTGCGCCGGGTCTCCGGCATCACCGAGGGGCTCGCAGCGCAGATCGTGCAGCACCGCGACGCGCACGGCCCGTTCCGCACCCGCACCGCGCTCGCCGACGTGCCGCGGCTGGGCCCGAAGGCGTTCGAGCAGTGCGCGGGCTTCCTGCGCATCCGCGGCGGCGACAACCCCCTCGACGTCTCCGGCGTGCACCCCGAGTCCTACCCCGTGGTGCACCGGATCCTGGAGCGCGCCAAGACCGACATCGACGCCCTGATCGGCAACGCCCAGAAGATCAAGTCGCTCAAGCCGCAGGACTTCGTCGACGCCCGGTTCGGGCTGCCGACCGTCAGCGACATCCTCGCCGAGCTGGAGAAGCCCGGCCGCGACCCGCGCCCGGCGTTCCGCACCGCCACGTTCGCCGAGGGCGTCCACAAGATCTCCGACCTGAGGCCGGGGATGCTCCTCGAAGGCGTCGTCACGAACGTGGCCGCGTTCGGCGCGTTCGTCGACGTCGGCGTCCACCAGGACGGGCTCGTCCACGTCTCCGCCATGTCGAACCAGTTCGTGTCCGACCCCCGCGACGTCGTCAAGTCCGGCGACGTCGTGCGCGTCAAGGTCCTGGAGGTCGACGAGGCGCGCAAGCGCATCTCGCTCACCCTGCGGCTCGAGGACGAGCCCGCCGCGGGCGCGCGGCAGGGTCGGGACCAGAACCGGGACCGCAAGGGCGAACCGCGCGACCGCAAGCCCGGCGGGCGCCGCGACCAGCAGGGTGGCCAGGGCGGCCAGGGTCGCCGGGACCAGCAGGGCGGCCAGGGCCGTCGGGACCAGCAGGGCCGCCGGGACCAGCAGAGCGACCAGCGCGGCCGCGGCGGCGACCGCAGGGGCGGCGCGCAGCGCCAGGGTGCTGCCGCGCCTGCGAACAGCGCGATGGCCGACGCCCTGCGCCGTGCGGGGCTCGCCGGCGGTGACGGCAAGCGCTGA
- a CDS encoding RidA family protein, translating to MTTATHINPESLHRSPWFTQAVRVPAGADLVFVGGQNGVGPDGVVVGPGVLEQTRQAFLNLRTCLEAAGAGLPDVVKWTILAVEGTDVQEGLAAYGEIWPQEAPPPAITVAFVSDLGPEGALVEIEAVAAVRAA from the coding sequence ATGACGACAGCGACGCACATCAACCCCGAGTCCCTGCACCGCAGCCCGTGGTTCACCCAGGCGGTCCGGGTGCCCGCCGGCGCCGACCTGGTGTTCGTCGGCGGGCAGAACGGCGTCGGCCCGGACGGCGTCGTGGTCGGCCCCGGCGTCCTCGAGCAGACCCGGCAGGCGTTCCTGAACCTGCGGACCTGCCTCGAGGCCGCCGGAGCCGGCCTGCCCGACGTCGTGAAGTGGACGATCCTCGCCGTCGAGGGCACCGACGTGCAGGAGGGCCTCGCCGCGTACGGCGAGATCTGGCCGCAGGAAGCGCCGCCGCCCGCGATCACGGTCGCGTTCGTGTCCGATCTCGGGCCCGAAGGCGCGTTGGTCGAGATCGAGGCGGTGGCGGCGGTCCGCGCGGCCTGA